In Eretmochelys imbricata isolate rEreImb1 chromosome 14, rEreImb1.hap1, whole genome shotgun sequence, a genomic segment contains:
- the TRIM7 gene encoding E3 ubiquitin-protein ligase TRIM7 isoform X3, translating into MAAVFLPGNLQDEATCSVCLEFFKDPVSIECGHNFCRTCITKSWRGLEMDFPCPQCREIFQQKNFRPNRQLANMCEIISQFAVPGAKGALEEGLCEKHREAFKLFCRDDQRSICVVCDRSREHRPHTVVPVEEAAQEYKEQIQSRLDFLKKERQELLEFKSKDDKKSQELLKTIELERQMLISEFEGLRQFLHDQEHLLLGQLEKMEKGIAKKQNENLTELSKEISLLNQLITDLKEKIQQPVLELLKDVTSILNRSKGLKFQKPVPVSSDMKSSVSNFSLKTVVLKAVLKKFKETLQDELGKGEKVLQTTAK; encoded by the exons ATGGCTGCTGTCTTCCTCCCCGGGAACCTGCAAGACGAGGCAACTTGTTCAGTCTGCCTGGAGTTCTTCAAAGACCCCGTGTCCATAGAGTGCGGCCACAACTTCTGCCGAACCTGCATCACCAAGAGCTGGAGAGGCCTGGAGATGGATTTCCCCTGCCCTCAGTGCCGGGAGATCTTCCAGCAGAAGAACTTCAGGCCCAACAGGCAGCTAGCCAACATGTGCGAGATCATCAGCCAGTTTGCAGTACCTGGGGCGAAAGGGGCTCTGGAGGAGGGACTCTGTGAGAAACACAGGGAAGCGTTCAAACTCTTCTGCAGGGATGATCAGAGGTCGATCTGCGTGGTGTGTGACAGATCCCGGGAGCACCGGCCTCACACTGTGGTGCCCgtagaggaggctgcccaggagtacaag GAACAAATTCAGAGCCGGTTGGATTTCCTgaaaaaagagagacaagaaTTGCTGGAATTTAAATCAAAGGATGATAAGAAAAGCCAAGAGCTACTG aaaacTATAGAGTTGGAGCGGCAGATGCTCATCTCTGAATTCGAGGGTCTGCGCCAGTTTCTGCATGACCAGGAGCATCTCCTTCTGGGCCAGCTGGAGAAGATGGAGAAGGGAATCGCCAAGAAGCAGAATGAGAACCTCACCGAGCTCTCTAAAGAGATTTCACTCCTCAACCAACTGATAACAGACTTGAAAGAGAAAATCCAACAGCCAGTGCTTGAGTTGCTCAAG GATGTGACGAGCATCTTGAACAG AAGCAAGGGTCTGAAGTTTCAGAAGCCGGTTCCTGTCTCTTCTGATATGAAAAGCTCTGTCAGCAATTTCTCTCTCAAGACTGTTGTCCTCAAGGCAGTGTTAAAGAAATTCAAAG AGACTCTGCAGGATGAACTGGGAAAAGGTGAAAAAG TCCTTCAAACCACAGCAAAGTAA
- the TRIM7 gene encoding E3 ubiquitin-protein ligase TRIM7 isoform X2, which translates to MAAVFLPGNLQDEATCSVCLEFFKDPVSIECGHNFCRTCITKSWRGLEMDFPCPQCREIFQQKNFRPNRQLANMCEIISQFAVPGAKGALEEGLCEKHREAFKLFCRDDQRSICVVCDRSREHRPHTVVPVEEAAQEYKEQIQSRLDFLKKERQELLEFKSKDDKKSQELLKTIELERQMLISEFEGLRQFLHDQEHLLLGQLEKMEKGIAKKQNENLTELSKEISLLNQLITDLKEKIQQPVLELLKDVTSILNRSKGLKFQKPVPVSSDMKSSVSNFSLKTVVLKAVLKKFKETLQDELGKGEKDAVGLGLVYTKK; encoded by the exons ATGGCTGCTGTCTTCCTCCCCGGGAACCTGCAAGACGAGGCAACTTGTTCAGTCTGCCTGGAGTTCTTCAAAGACCCCGTGTCCATAGAGTGCGGCCACAACTTCTGCCGAACCTGCATCACCAAGAGCTGGAGAGGCCTGGAGATGGATTTCCCCTGCCCTCAGTGCCGGGAGATCTTCCAGCAGAAGAACTTCAGGCCCAACAGGCAGCTAGCCAACATGTGCGAGATCATCAGCCAGTTTGCAGTACCTGGGGCGAAAGGGGCTCTGGAGGAGGGACTCTGTGAGAAACACAGGGAAGCGTTCAAACTCTTCTGCAGGGATGATCAGAGGTCGATCTGCGTGGTGTGTGACAGATCCCGGGAGCACCGGCCTCACACTGTGGTGCCCgtagaggaggctgcccaggagtacaag GAACAAATTCAGAGCCGGTTGGATTTCCTgaaaaaagagagacaagaaTTGCTGGAATTTAAATCAAAGGATGATAAGAAAAGCCAAGAGCTACTG aaaacTATAGAGTTGGAGCGGCAGATGCTCATCTCTGAATTCGAGGGTCTGCGCCAGTTTCTGCATGACCAGGAGCATCTCCTTCTGGGCCAGCTGGAGAAGATGGAGAAGGGAATCGCCAAGAAGCAGAATGAGAACCTCACCGAGCTCTCTAAAGAGATTTCACTCCTCAACCAACTGATAACAGACTTGAAAGAGAAAATCCAACAGCCAGTGCTTGAGTTGCTCAAG GATGTGACGAGCATCTTGAACAG AAGCAAGGGTCTGAAGTTTCAGAAGCCGGTTCCTGTCTCTTCTGATATGAAAAGCTCTGTCAGCAATTTCTCTCTCAAGACTGTTGTCCTCAAGGCAGTGTTAAAGAAATTCAAAG AGACTCTGCAGGATGAACTGGGAAAAGGTGAAAAAG ATGCAGTTGGCTTAGGgttggtctacactaaaaagtga